From Bacillota bacterium, one genomic window encodes:
- a CDS encoding type II/IV secretion system protein produces MVRDDSFHGVDIKPQDNAVHALPAALAKRHNVLPLRVVDGTLYLAIANPSNVIALDEVRLATGYDIRPVVANPNHITAEITNLYGPLDSIARDTEQSPEAKELLLTADSATALSIIDIVNSMFEQAVQQRASDIHLEPNLEGGQVRFRIDGLLHPQISFDPQVFAAVITALKVRAGMDIAKRLIPQDGRLECTVSDQKIDVRMASLPTIKGEKLVLRLLHRTSRIDDISKLGFTGQVQKSLLCFLARSGGMILATGPTGCGKTTTLYTLLKSLNSTEQNIITIEDPVEYHLPGVNQVQVNPKAGLSFASGLRAILRQDPNIIMVGEIRDRETAEIAVRSALTGHLVLSTLHTNDAASTITRLLDMGIEPYLLASALNGILSQRLVRSVCSYCGEPYTPDIYEQRTLGSHPTEQHARLRKGRGCPLCRYTGYLGRMPIAETLDANSGSIQAMILARSTAEDIRQQAIKEGMVPLLGDGLAKVAAGYTTVAEVIQAVGWLAESTFS; encoded by the coding sequence ATGGTTAGAGATGATAGCTTCCATGGGGTCGATATTAAGCCTCAGGACAATGCTGTGCACGCTTTGCCGGCTGCTCTGGCTAAGAGGCACAATGTGCTACCACTTCGGGTTGTAGATGGAACCCTTTATCTGGCCATAGCCAATCCTTCAAATGTAATAGCTCTAGACGAAGTCAGATTAGCCACTGGGTATGATATCAGGCCTGTTGTTGCTAATCCAAATCATATCACTGCCGAGATCACCAACCTTTACGGACCTCTTGATAGTATTGCTCGTGATACCGAACAGTCACCAGAGGCAAAAGAGCTGCTCCTAACCGCTGATAGCGCCACTGCCTTGTCCATTATCGATATCGTCAATTCTATGTTTGAGCAGGCAGTACAACAGCGCGCCAGCGACATTCATCTGGAGCCAAATCTGGAAGGGGGACAGGTTCGCTTTCGTATTGACGGCCTTTTGCATCCGCAGATTAGTTTCGACCCTCAGGTGTTTGCGGCTGTGATTACAGCCCTTAAGGTAAGGGCTGGTATGGATATTGCTAAACGCCTAATTCCACAAGACGGGCGGCTAGAATGTACCGTCTCGGATCAAAAGATAGATGTGCGGATGGCTAGTTTGCCTACTATCAAAGGAGAGAAACTAGTTTTACGACTCCTGCACAGAACAAGTAGGATTGATGATATCAGTAAGCTAGGATTTACAGGCCAAGTACAAAAAAGCTTGCTCTGCTTTCTCGCCCGATCCGGCGGCATGATTTTGGCAACAGGTCCCACTGGGTGCGGAAAAACCACTACCTTGTATACCTTACTTAAGTCCCTTAACAGCACAGAGCAGAACATAATTACTATTGAAGATCCCGTGGAATACCACCTTCCCGGTGTGAACCAAGTACAAGTAAATCCTAAAGCCGGCCTGAGCTTTGCAAGTGGCCTGAGGGCGATACTGCGCCAGGATCCAAACATTATTATGGTGGGTGAGATTCGTGATCGCGAAACAGCAGAAATTGCCGTCCGGTCGGCTCTAACAGGGCATCTGGTTCTATCCACTCTGCATACCAACGATGCAGCCAGTACCATCACCCGTCTTCTGGATATGGGGATAGAACCGTACTTGCTGGCGTCAGCTCTAAACGGGATCCTGTCTCAACGCTTAGTCCGCTCTGTATGTTCCTACTGTGGTGAGCCATACACACCGGACATATATGAACAAAGAACACTGGGCAGTCACCCCACGGAGCAACATGCCCGTTTACGTAAAGGCCGAGGCTGTCCGCTGTGCCGTTATACCGGCTACTTGGGAAGGATGCCTATTGCTGAAACCTTGGATGCTAATTCAGGTAGTATTCAAGCTATGATACTCGCTCGCTCTACAGCAGAAGATATCCGCCAACAGGCAATCAAGGAAGGAATGGTTCCGCTGTTGGGCGATGGTTTAGCCAAAGTTGCAGCCGGCTACACAACTGTGGCTGAAGTCATTCAGGCAGTTGGTTGGCTAGCCGAAAGCACTTTTAGTTAG